A region of the Bos mutus isolate GX-2022 chromosome 18, NWIPB_WYAK_1.1, whole genome shotgun sequence genome:
gccatccaaccatctcatcctctgttgtccccttctcctgccttcaatctttccccgcatcagggtcttttcaaatgagtcagttcttcaaatcgtGTTACACTGAGACATTGTGTGTGACCATTTACGTGAGTGACTGAGATGACATATCGGTGACTGCGTGTGACACCATGAGTTTGGGTGTCTCTGAGACACTATTTGGGGGACTGTGACATCGAGAGACCATGTGTGAGCAAGTGGTCGTGTGTGACAGTGTGCAATATGGTGAGGATGGGAGAATTGTGTGTGTCCATGGGGAGATGGTGTGTGAGAGAGGGCAAGAATGAATGAGAATGGCCCACCAAGTAATGGTGTGAGaagcagtgtgagagacctgtgGGGAGGGAAGCTGAGTGTGAATGACCTTGTGAGTGTGCGACAAGGATGTGTCAGCCACAGTGATGACGTGTGAGATGCTGGGTGTGCCTGTGTGTAACACAGATCGTGTGGGGCCCTGAGAGACTGGCAGAGTGTCATGACAGTGCATTAGAGAATGTGCAACTGTCCAGGGCGCTCAGGTGAGCATGCAAGAGAAAGCTCATGGGTGTTAAGTTGTGACACCGGGAGGCTTCGGTATGAAGGCAGCACCTGTGTGTGATACAGATTGTGTGAGGCTCAGCAAGGCATCTTGAGAGGTGGTGTGTggaactgtgtatgtgtgtgtctacacTTGACGCTCAGAGGTTGTCCCTCTGACTGTGGTTGTgtaggatgtgactggtggtgatGGGCCTCTCAGAGAGATCGTGAGGGACCGTGTGACATTTCGAGAGGTTGAGTGGCTGTGGCGCCGCAGAAGGTTAGGGTGGTTCAGGAGACTGTACACAGCATCATGTGACACAGCGAAGAGTTGTGCATCTCTGCGAGGGACTGTGAGTGTGATTCTGTGTGCTGAGAGGGGATCATCTGGGATGGGGTGATACGGAGATTGTGGGTGTGACAGGGTGGCAGAGCGTATGTAATGGAGTGTGAGGCTGTGTGGGACCCACAGGAGAGATTTGGATGACTGGGATAAATGCGGCAGAGCAGGGGGGCCCATCCCAAGACACTtttcctgtgagtgtgtgtgtgtgtgtatgtgagtgtgacagagacagagacagagattgaAAAGGGAGACTGACACAGAGAGAAAGcgagagagacacagacacacaaagacaaagagagagataGACAGATGTAATGAGAGGACCCAGAGAGACAGGAAGCGAGGGTGATGGGTATGCTGGTGGTGGTAGCAGGAGGAGGCGGGTCCTCAGGGGCTGTGCCCCAGGAGAGGGGGCGGGGAAGAACTGAGGTGGGTACCCAGACGCTGTGCCTCTGCCACCCGCCGGCCTTCCCAGCCCTGAGCAGCAACAGGTAGGAGGCTATGGTCCTGAACCCTGACAgctggtccctctgcctgggaATGAATGAATGCGTGAGTGAATGAGTGACTTTATCCTTGCTCATCTCCGCCAGcctgtctttccctgtctctccGTGTGCCCCCCCCTGTCCTCTTTCATCACTCTGggtcccctcctgcccctccacTTCCTTCTGTCCGTTCCCTGCCCTTTCTGTCCTCTCTCCCCTCTATCACTGTCCCTGCCTCTAGTGCTCCATTTGCCCTTCTGTCTACCCTCTCCCATCTCCGTCACTCCATCTCTTCCTAAGCCTTCCATCaccccttctctttcctccctctgtcCTTTCATCCGCTCTGTGCTTCTCTCTCCCATATCACTCTGTCTCTGTCCTCAcacctctctctccctgtctctacTCCCTCCATCACTCCGTCCCTCCCGCCtgtctctccatctttctctccctCAGTCTCTttatcccccctccccctccccatctctgtTTGTCCCTGTCGCCatcctccctgtccttctcccagTCCTGGCTGTGTTGCCCCCCTCTCCAGCCCTTTCTCTGGCTGCTAATGAGCAGAGGAGCCTTTGAGGTGGCCAGGGTTGGGATGGGGGGCTCCCCGAGGGGGGCGGAGGGGGCAGCTGCTGCTAAGGCCCTAATGAGGCCCCCTCTGTGCCCCTCCCGCCGTGATCTTAATTCCTTCTTCTCCCTGGAGCCACTGCTAATTGGCCTGGGGAGGGCCCCCTCCTGGTTCTTGCGCTCTCCCCGGGAGGTGAGGACACCTGGATCTCTGGATCCAACACCTGTGTTCCtgtcctctgtccctccctccatCTGCCTCTCGGCCTCCCATCTGTGCTTCCCCTcgccttccctctcttccctgtGTTCCTTCCTTCACCTGCCTCTAGGTACCCCATCTGTGCACCCCTCCAAGCCTTCTCTTGGCCCTCTCGTCCCTGTTCATTGGTCCCTCTTTCGGCCGGCTTCTTGGTCCCCCATCTACGCAGATCTCCATCTCtccccttttcttctgtttttctgtctcttcctccaCTCTGTGCACCGCATCGGCGAGCCCTTCCACGCACGCCGCTATTACTGGGTTCCACCACCACCGCCAACCCTATCTAGGGACCCACCTTTGCCCTAGCCTACTCCTTCGCCCCCACTCCCACCGGCTTTTAACCTTTCCCCGCCGCAGCCATGTCCAACAACATGGCCAAGATCGCGGAGGCCCGGAAGACCGTTGAGCAGCTGAAGCTGGAGGTGAACATCGACCGCATGAAGGTGCtgggtcgggggtggggaggaaggccgCGGGCTTCGGGGCTGGAGTCTGGACTGGTCAGACTTGGGAGTGGAGCCGGGAGCCCGGGTGGAAAGATCCCCTTCGGAACCGGACTGGGCTCCAAGGaagcggggtggggggtgaggagcGGCTGGACAAGGGGGAGGGACCGAGAAGGGGCAGGGCCACATCTGGGGTGGGGCCTAAGGGCGGGGCCTGGTGATGGGAGGGGCCGGACACGGGGGCGGGGCCTGACAAAGGGACGGGCCGGACTAGAGGAGGGGCCCAGGCGGGGGCGGGGCCCAAGCAGGGGGCGTGGCCCaggcaggggcggggcggggcgtggACATCTCCCCTCTGGGTGCTCGCAGGTGTCGCAGGCAGCGGCCGAGCTCCTGGCCTTCTGCGAGACTCACGCCAAAGACGACCCGCTGGTGACGCCGGTACCCGCCGCAGAGAACCCCTTCCGAGACAAGCGCCTCTTCTGCGTCCTGCTCTGAGCCCTCCCGACAGTttgaccccccaccccctcaaaatATGAATCCAATAAACGTGGTGACCTCGGGGGTGCCTGTGCtctcagggaaactgaggcacatgcAGAACTTGGGGCCACCATGGAGGAGCCCGTGTCCTTTCTCATTCCTTCTTCGTGTGTGTggagtgtgggtgtgtggggcGAGGTTATGTGGACGTGGGGCAGGGGGATATCAAAGGACATCCTGCGTCCTGGCTCTGGCCTCCACGGAGTATTCCCGCGATCCTGAATTGACTTAATCGTCCCAACAGCCCCAGAAAGCAATTGGCTACTtgtatgaggaaactgagccaaaGGAGGTCCCTTACTCAGAGTCACAAGCTAAGAGAGAATGGGGTGAAGACTGGCCGCTCCAGCTCCCTGAACCTCTCAGCTGGCGGCTCTTCTCACCTCTCTCCTGGGTTGGAGGTCCTTAGAATACCCAGTCCCCACCTTTCTCGTCCCCTGAATGGTTCCAGCCCCTTTTTACATATGGGCCTACTCCCTACCACAGCCCCGCCCCCACAAGCACTGAACTTGTCCCTGttcctttattcattcttccAAACACTGTTGGTCCTGTAATGGGTTGAAACAGGGGTTATGGACACGACCAAGACAGCCCTGGCCCTGGGTTCCTGGGGTTCAGAATCCAGTGGGAGTGACAGACCTGTCCTCGGATAGTGATGATTCAgagtgggcagggctgggatgggggaatTCAGAGGGAAGGCCTGACTCATCTTGaaggtcagggagggcttcctggaggaggggacatcTGAGCTGGTACATGGTGGGAATTAAACATGGGGACCTAGAGAAGAGAGAAGTGGGGCTACAGGAGACAAATCAGTATgtacattcttttctatttccttttttctggGGACACGGATTACGGTGACAGCCCTGATTCCTCTTCTGTGTTTCCCACTTCATATACTGGTGATCTCCAGGACCTGtatttgttgtttagctgctaagttgtgtctgacttttgggggccccatggactgtagcccaccaggctcctctgtccgtgtgatattccacgcaagaatactggagtgggtagccatttccttctccaggggatcttccccaccgagggactgaacccatgtctccttcattgcagacaaattctt
Encoded here:
- the GNG8 gene encoding guanine nucleotide-binding protein G(I)/G(S)/G(O) subunit gamma-8, yielding MSNNMAKIAEARKTVEQLKLEVNIDRMKVSQAAAELLAFCETHAKDDPLVTPVPAAENPFRDKRLFCVLL